Proteins encoded within one genomic window of Candidatus Fusobacterium pullicola:
- the tuf gene encoding elongation factor Tu (EF-Tu; promotes GTP-dependent binding of aminoacyl-tRNA to the A-site of ribosomes during protein biosynthesis; when the tRNA anticodon matches the mRNA codon, GTP hydrolysis results; the inactive EF-Tu-GDP leaves the ribosome and release of GDP is promoted by elongation factor Ts; many prokaryotes have two copies of the gene encoding EF-Tu) — MPGDNIEMTVELIHPIAMETGLRFAIREGGRTVASGVVAEIIK, encoded by the coding sequence ATGCCAGGAGATAACATCGAAATGACAGTAGAATTAATTCACCCAATCGCAATGGAAACAGGATTAAGATTCGCTATCAGAGAAGGTGGAAGAACAGTAGCATCAGGAGTAGTTGCTGAAATCATAAAATAA